One genomic window of Deltaproteobacteria bacterium includes the following:
- the hrpA gene encoding ATP-dependent RNA helicase HrpA, which yields MIDKRILKQKTLRDSDVIKAARLANLPRITYPEALPITAKKDDIIQAIKRHRVVVITGETGSGKTTQIPKMCLEAGRGIYGFIGCTQPRRVAAITVAHRIADELGEEIGRSVGYQIRFEDRSGRNNYIKIMTDGILLNEAQNDPYLSRYDTIIVDEAHERSLNIDFVLGILRTLLRKRRDLKVIITSATIDTEKFSRAFHSPIIEVSGRMYPVEVRYKPLDHQLEESGEISYVDAAVIAVEKLMSERYGGDILIFMPTEQDIRETCELIEAKLDYEATVLPLFARLPWMEQRRVFQPTPNRKIVIATNVAETSITIPGIRYVIDTGLARISQYNPRSRTTSLPIRTISKSSSDQRKGRCGRVQKGICIRLFDKADYEDRPLFTEPEILRSNLADVILRMLSLNLGEISAFPFIDPPNPKNIRDGIEILKELGALESRNKDTGMGDDQQYSLTEKGRMMARLPIDPRISRMIIEAEKERCVGEILIIASALSTQDPRERPSEHAAEADKIHAGFADPSSDFMTLLRIWNQYHGLMRTAKSKNRMKKFCRDHFLSFRRMREWIDVYDQLTSILDEQGLNIKISKDIDDKTLYEGIHKSVLSGYLSNIAIKKEKNIYTAAKGKEVMIFPGSGLFKKGGNWIVAAEMIETSRLFARMAATIKSEWLEELGGHLCRSTYSEPHWSRDRGEVVAYEQVSLFGLVIVQRRSVSYGRIKPDEASEIFIRNALVEGDVKKPFPFLIHNLDVIERIENIEDKIRRRNLLAGEHELACFYHEKLPGIYDVRTLQKLIMQKGSDDFLRMKEEDIMINTMEHDDLALYPDEVILDEKRFSCSYHYEPGHPEDGVTLKVPLHMISAIPANSADWLIPGIIREKITAHLKGLPKEYKKKLQPFSQICDIIMAEMNDRNVPLVSALGNFIHERFGVDIPASLWHLDSLDNYLKIRFAVIDSKGQELASSRDIGLLQKDIIAEAESNAFNKARLLWEKTRLTSWNFGELPDAITLESGGYFEGYAYPGLEAGEGCVHVRLFKSKREAEVSHNKGITVLYTIYFKEELKYLKKAIT from the coding sequence ATGATCGATAAGCGAATTTTAAAACAGAAGACACTGAGAGATAGTGATGTAATAAAGGCCGCACGGCTTGCCAATCTTCCCAGGATCACCTACCCGGAAGCTCTCCCGATTACTGCAAAAAAAGATGACATCATACAGGCCATAAAGAGACACCGGGTGGTCGTCATAACCGGTGAAACGGGATCGGGAAAAACGACACAGATACCCAAGATGTGTCTCGAAGCCGGCAGGGGGATTTACGGTTTCATCGGCTGCACACAGCCAAGAAGGGTTGCCGCCATAACCGTGGCCCATCGGATCGCCGATGAACTTGGAGAAGAGATCGGTCGTTCCGTGGGTTATCAAATACGCTTTGAAGACAGGTCTGGACGAAACAACTACATCAAGATAATGACGGACGGGATTCTCCTGAACGAAGCTCAGAATGACCCATACCTCAGCAGGTATGATACCATCATCGTTGATGAAGCCCATGAAAGAAGTCTGAATATCGATTTTGTCCTGGGTATCCTAAGGACTCTCCTTCGGAAAAGAAGGGATCTCAAAGTCATCATCACATCGGCAACAATCGACACGGAAAAGTTCTCCCGCGCCTTTCACTCCCCGATCATTGAAGTTTCCGGCCGTATGTACCCCGTGGAAGTGCGCTACAAGCCCCTCGATCATCAACTGGAGGAATCAGGAGAGATCAGCTATGTCGATGCGGCGGTCATCGCCGTGGAAAAGCTCATGTCAGAAAGATATGGCGGGGATATTCTTATATTCATGCCCACGGAACAGGATATCCGGGAAACGTGCGAACTCATTGAGGCAAAGCTTGATTATGAAGCTACCGTTCTTCCGTTGTTTGCCCGCCTTCCCTGGATGGAACAGCGCCGTGTCTTTCAGCCAACACCCAATAGGAAGATTGTGATAGCGACAAACGTTGCGGAAACATCCATCACCATTCCCGGTATCAGGTACGTGATTGATACAGGTCTGGCACGCATCTCCCAATATAATCCCCGTTCCCGGACGACTAGCCTGCCCATCAGGACCATTTCGAAGAGCAGCTCGGACCAGAGGAAGGGACGATGCGGCCGGGTGCAGAAAGGGATTTGTATCCGTCTGTTCGATAAAGCCGACTATGAAGACCGGCCCCTGTTTACCGAACCTGAAATTCTCAGATCAAACCTGGCTGATGTCATCCTGAGAATGCTTTCCCTCAATCTGGGAGAGATATCAGCATTCCCTTTCATTGATCCTCCGAATCCAAAGAACATCAGGGACGGTATTGAAATCCTCAAGGAGCTTGGGGCGCTTGAATCGCGGAATAAGGACACAGGCATGGGCGATGATCAGCAGTATTCACTGACGGAAAAAGGAAGGATGATGGCGCGCCTTCCCATTGATCCCCGAATCTCACGCATGATCATTGAGGCGGAAAAGGAAAGATGTGTGGGGGAAATTCTGATCATTGCCTCCGCACTGAGCACTCAGGACCCGAGAGAACGGCCTTCTGAACATGCGGCCGAGGCCGATAAAATTCACGCCGGTTTTGCCGACCCCTCTTCCGATTTCATGACCCTTCTTCGCATCTGGAACCAGTACCACGGCTTGATGCGCACCGCGAAAAGCAAGAACCGGATGAAAAAATTCTGCAGGGATCATTTTCTTTCATTCAGAAGGATGAGGGAATGGATTGACGTTTATGACCAGCTCACATCGATTCTGGATGAGCAGGGGTTGAATATAAAAATAAGCAAGGATATAGATGATAAAACCCTCTACGAAGGCATCCACAAATCGGTCCTCTCCGGGTATCTTTCCAACATAGCGATAAAAAAGGAAAAGAACATTTATACTGCCGCAAAAGGGAAAGAAGTGATGATCTTTCCCGGTTCCGGTCTCTTTAAAAAAGGCGGAAACTGGATTGTGGCCGCTGAGATGATTGAGACATCCCGTCTTTTTGCCCGAATGGCGGCCACTATCAAAAGTGAATGGCTGGAGGAACTGGGAGGGCACCTGTGCCGTTCAACATATTCCGAGCCGCACTGGAGCCGGGATCGAGGTGAAGTGGTAGCCTACGAGCAGGTTAGTCTTTTCGGGCTGGTAATTGTTCAGAGGAGGTCTGTTTCGTACGGCCGGATCAAACCTGATGAAGCCTCTGAAATATTCATCCGCAACGCCCTCGTGGAAGGAGACGTGAAGAAACCCTTCCCCTTTCTGATTCACAATCTGGATGTAATTGAGCGGATTGAAAATATAGAGGATAAAATAAGAAGGCGCAACCTCCTCGCAGGTGAACACGAACTCGCATGTTTTTACCATGAAAAACTCCCGGGAATCTATGACGTAAGAACCCTTCAAAAACTGATCATGCAAAAGGGAAGTGATGACTTTCTTCGGATGAAGGAAGAGGATATAATGATTAACACCATGGAACACGACGATCTCGCCCTTTATCCTGATGAGGTCATCCTCGATGAGAAACGTTTTTCCTGCAGTTATCATTATGAGCCGGGACACCCTGAAGATGGCGTAACCCTCAAGGTTCCCCTTCACATGATTTCCGCAATCCCTGCAAACTCTGCAGACTGGCTTATCCCCGGTATCATCCGGGAGAAAATTACTGCACATTTGAAAGGTCTGCCAAAGGAATACAAGAAAAAGCTTCAGCCTTTTTCGCAAATCTGCGACATCATCATGGCAGAAATGAATGATAGAAACGTACCTCTCGTCTCCGCCCTTGGGAACTTTATCCATGAAAGGTTCGGTGTGGATATACCGGCCTCATTATGGCATTTAGATAGTCTCGACAATTATTTGAAGATCCGCTTTGCCGTTATCGATTCCAAGGGACAGGAACTGGCATCAAGCAGGGATATCGGCCTTCTCCAGAAAGATATTATCGCTGAAGCGGAATCAAATGCCTTCAACAAAGCGCGACTGCTGTGGGAAAAAACGAGACTTACATCCTGGAACTTCGGAGAGCTTCCGGATGCAATCACCCTGGAGAGTGGAGGATATTTTGAAGGTTATGCGTATCCGGGCCTCGAAGCCGGGGAAGGATGCGTCCATGTCCGTTTATTCAAGAGCAAACGTGAGGCTGAAGTATCGCATAATAAAGGCATTACCGTTTTATACACGATTTATTTCAAGGAAGAGTTGAAGTATTTGAAAAAGGCTATTACCC
- a CDS encoding DUF4139 domain-containing protein has translation MPDMKIFTKKWVSVFAFFICLTPANSWSAPREVTFFPESAQVLEVAKVKLQTEGKDIKKAVFILPGQADPNSLVTRLPHDSKMRIDDQAWRQVIRQDDIKISNLRKQLEQRKNERKKLQALIRSLDAQIQFWQLQTKAKVKTIPDAHNMAAAIGKNIKKAYQDKLSQESELEMLDKQITNLQDDLDRAAGKKETAWEVTLLLSGSRYAEETLTYTYSLAGCGWQPLYRLEAKPQDKQILFTWEAEIWQSSGQDWNNVSINLATLKPPTSTAPADIPPWIIKPRPVYRLEGVRKRAMKAEAAEDRAEVLAAAEEAPPVPRQIRQSTYSLWQIGKKNIPAGSKQKVKLDEEIWPSEFIFLARPSQSNQVFVRASVKFTEPKEIPSGSALFMIDGAILGKRDFALAGQEASIFFGTDPLITSSTQLLSKKSGEKNFLQDKQTYSWDWRIDVQNSRTSPVRVLLEEPNPQPRDERITVSLKHEPDPSEKTPSSLIWNLEIMAGQKKSLFTTVRIEAPKDMNLDLGWRR, from the coding sequence ATGCCGGACATGAAAATATTTACAAAGAAATGGGTGTCAGTCTTTGCATTCTTTATCTGCCTCACTCCGGCAAACTCCTGGTCAGCTCCGCGCGAGGTTACTTTCTTTCCTGAATCCGCGCAGGTTCTTGAAGTAGCGAAAGTAAAACTTCAAACTGAAGGAAAAGATATAAAGAAAGCTGTCTTCATTCTTCCGGGACAGGCTGATCCGAATTCTCTCGTGACCCGCTTACCACATGATTCGAAAATGAGAATCGATGATCAGGCCTGGCGGCAGGTTATCCGCCAGGATGATATAAAAATATCGAACCTTCGAAAACAGTTGGAACAGCGCAAAAATGAAAGAAAAAAACTGCAAGCGTTGATTCGTTCCCTTGACGCGCAGATTCAGTTCTGGCAGTTACAAACCAAGGCGAAGGTAAAGACGATCCCGGATGCCCACAACATGGCCGCTGCTATCGGCAAAAATATCAAGAAAGCCTATCAGGATAAACTTTCGCAGGAATCTGAACTCGAAATGCTGGACAAACAGATTACAAATTTACAGGATGATCTCGATCGCGCTGCGGGAAAGAAGGAAACCGCCTGGGAGGTAACCCTTCTTCTTTCGGGGTCACGGTACGCTGAAGAAACGCTCACCTATACGTACTCCTTAGCCGGTTGCGGATGGCAGCCCCTGTATCGTCTTGAAGCAAAGCCTCAAGATAAGCAGATACTCTTTACATGGGAAGCGGAAATCTGGCAGAGTTCAGGTCAGGACTGGAATAATGTGAGTATCAATTTAGCTACCCTGAAACCGCCGACATCTACCGCTCCGGCTGATATACCGCCTTGGATTATCAAGCCGCGACCTGTGTACCGCTTAGAAGGGGTGCGCAAAAGGGCCATGAAAGCAGAAGCAGCCGAAGACCGTGCCGAAGTTCTCGCAGCGGCTGAAGAAGCACCCCCTGTGCCACGGCAGATCAGACAGAGCACGTATTCACTTTGGCAGATTGGCAAAAAAAATATTCCTGCGGGATCGAAACAGAAGGTAAAACTTGATGAAGAGATATGGCCTTCTGAATTCATCTTTCTCGCAAGACCGAGCCAGAGCAACCAGGTATTTGTCAGGGCTTCCGTCAAGTTTACAGAACCGAAAGAAATCCCATCCGGTAGCGCGTTATTCATGATTGACGGCGCAATTTTAGGAAAGCGGGATTTTGCGCTGGCCGGACAGGAGGCGTCCATCTTCTTTGGTACTGATCCCCTTATTACATCAAGCACGCAGTTACTCTCGAAGAAATCGGGTGAAAAAAACTTTTTACAGGACAAGCAAACGTACTCATGGGATTGGCGCATTGATGTTCAGAATTCCAGAACCTCCCCCGTCAGGGTACTTCTTGAAGAGCCAAATCCCCAGCCCCGTGATGAAAGAATCACAGTGTCGTTAAAACACGAACCCGATCCGTCAGAAAAAACCCCGTCATCGTTGATCTGGAACCTTGAGATAATGGCAGGACAAAAGAAGTCTCTATTCACGACCGTAAGAATAGAAGCACCGAAGGATATGAATCTGGATCTCGGATGGAGGCGATGA
- a CDS encoding alpha amylase C-terminal domain-containing protein, with product MPLKRNHHQSKNGKDKLSRSLEPALLFRDPLLKPYASVIRRRHRKFQDVEQRLTGGRISLADFASGHEYFGLHRKDNEYVFREWAPNATAIFLIGDYNGWRKEPEFSLQRISESGNWELRLPFARLEHGQLYKLFVQWHGGWGERIPAYTRRVVQDPNTKLFAAQVWNPRNAYQWRKPCYQRLSEAARIYEAHVGMAQCEEKIGTFSEFRIKILPRVVDAGYNTLQFMAIQEHPYYGSFGYHVSSFFAASSRFGTPEELKELIDAAHEAGIAVIMDIVHSHAARNEQEGISRFDGTFYQYFHDGSRGFHWAWDSRCFDYSKPEVLHFLLSNCRYWLDEYHFDGFRFDGVTSMLYLDHGLERIFTSYDDYFGDNVDEDAAAYLALANKVIHSIRPDAITIAEDVSGMPGLALPIEEGGYGFDYRLAMGVPDYWIKLIKEKPDEQWPLGYLYYELTNRRADEKTIGYAESHDQALVGDKTLIFRLIDADMYYYMNVFESNVKVERGIALHKLIRLITLATAGNGYLNFMGNEFGHPDWIDFPREGNNWSYQYARRQWNLRDDTKLIYRFLAEFDKAMMRISIEFALLDAPGPRLLLEHQENQLLGFERAGLVFIFSFNPTHSFSDYPVDLPPGEYHLILDSDAEEFGGASRIQPGQVYFTRPETPPDGGTRHRATIYLPTRTALVLRRTG from the coding sequence ATGCCGCTAAAAAGAAATCACCACCAATCGAAAAACGGAAAGGATAAATTGTCTCGTTCCTTAGAACCTGCGCTACTTTTTAGGGATCCTCTCCTTAAGCCCTATGCGTCGGTAATTCGGCGCAGGCACAGGAAATTTCAGGATGTGGAGCAGCGACTTACCGGTGGCCGCATATCGCTTGCAGATTTTGCTTCCGGGCACGAGTACTTCGGTCTCCATCGCAAAGACAATGAATATGTGTTTCGCGAATGGGCGCCGAATGCCACAGCCATTTTTCTGATTGGAGATTATAACGGATGGCGTAAAGAGCCTGAGTTCTCCCTCCAGCGAATCAGTGAAAGTGGAAACTGGGAGTTGCGTCTGCCATTCGCCAGGCTTGAACATGGCCAGCTTTACAAACTCTTTGTTCAATGGCATGGCGGTTGGGGGGAACGTATTCCCGCCTACACCCGCCGTGTAGTACAGGATCCCAATACAAAACTCTTCGCCGCCCAGGTGTGGAATCCGCGCAACGCCTACCAGTGGCGAAAACCATGCTATCAAAGACTATCTGAAGCAGCAAGGATATATGAAGCGCACGTCGGAATGGCACAGTGCGAGGAAAAAATCGGGACATTCAGCGAGTTCAGGATAAAAATTCTTCCCCGCGTGGTTGACGCAGGTTACAATACTCTACAGTTCATGGCCATCCAGGAACATCCTTACTACGGATCATTCGGATACCACGTCTCCAGCTTCTTTGCCGCCTCCTCTCGCTTTGGTACGCCCGAAGAACTTAAGGAGCTGATAGATGCCGCACACGAAGCAGGTATTGCGGTGATTATGGATATCGTACACTCCCATGCGGCCCGAAACGAACAGGAAGGGATCAGCCGTTTTGACGGGACTTTTTATCAGTACTTCCATGACGGCTCCCGGGGTTTTCACTGGGCGTGGGACTCCCGCTGCTTTGATTACAGTAAGCCGGAGGTTCTCCATTTTCTTCTTTCCAATTGCCGTTATTGGCTTGATGAGTATCACTTTGACGGTTTCCGCTTCGACGGCGTCACGAGCATGCTCTACCTCGACCACGGTCTGGAGAGGATATTCACTTCATACGATGACTACTTCGGAGACAATGTTGATGAAGATGCGGCCGCTTACCTTGCGCTTGCCAATAAAGTCATCCACTCAATACGGCCCGACGCCATTACCATTGCTGAAGATGTAAGCGGCATGCCGGGGCTGGCTTTGCCGATAGAGGAAGGCGGCTACGGTTTCGATTACCGGCTCGCCATGGGTGTACCCGACTACTGGATCAAACTTATCAAGGAAAAGCCCGACGAGCAATGGCCCTTGGGGTACCTGTATTACGAACTTACCAACCGTAGGGCGGACGAAAAAACTATTGGTTATGCGGAGTCCCATGACCAGGCCCTCGTCGGTGATAAGACTTTGATCTTCCGTCTTATTGATGCAGATATGTACTATTACATGAATGTTTTTGAATCCAATGTGAAGGTAGAACGGGGCATTGCGCTGCATAAGCTTATCCGCCTTATTACTCTGGCGACTGCCGGTAACGGGTACCTTAATTTCATGGGAAACGAGTTCGGGCACCCGGATTGGATCGATTTTCCTCGTGAAGGGAATAACTGGTCATATCAATATGCACGCCGCCAGTGGAACCTGCGCGATGACACGAAACTGATCTACCGATTTCTTGCCGAATTCGATAAGGCAATGATGCGCATCAGCATTGAATTTGCTCTTCTTGATGCACCGGGACCACGGCTCCTTCTGGAACACCAGGAAAACCAGCTACTCGGCTTCGAGCGCGCCGGTCTGGTATTTATTTTCAGCTTCAATCCAACACACTCTTTCTCAGACTATCCTGTCGACCTGCCCCCCGGAGAATATCACCTGATCCTTGATAGCGATGCGGAGGAATTCGGAGGGGCTTCACGCATTCAACCCGGTCAGGTTTATTTCACCAGGCCTGAAACGCCTCCCGACGGGGGAACACGGCATCGAGCAACTATCTATCTACCGACCCGGACCGCGTTAGTCCTGCGCAGAACCGGCTAA
- a CDS encoding formyltransferase family protein: METGGINGGIIASGSGTDANAVMFAYTIGFMPEIADLRLISTKVDAGCLGKAVNQKIKSEVIECKSKQEVSDFNWRLNQYSKEHNIQLLVLAGCVWEIYPIEGVFIINVHPADTCKYGGRHMYGIKVHERVLSDAMDIIYRQLKKPEDDFETYVTIHEVGFPIDQGPIVMRAPVKIPNEIILELHKGTLNLKDAAEKLQKHVLEYEWIFLPAGVRAAARKILDEKR, encoded by the coding sequence ATGGAAACTGGAGGTATTAACGGAGGAATCATAGCCTCCGGCAGTGGCACAGACGCAAATGCCGTTATGTTTGCTTATACTATAGGCTTTATGCCTGAAATTGCGGATCTTCGACTGATAAGCACCAAAGTTGACGCCGGCTGCCTTGGGAAAGCAGTAAATCAGAAAATTAAGAGTGAAGTGATCGAATGTAAGAGCAAGCAGGAAGTTTCCGATTTTAACTGGCGGCTGAATCAATATTCAAAAGAACACAATATTCAGTTACTTGTTTTAGCGGGGTGCGTTTGGGAAATATATCCCATAGAAGGAGTTTTTATCATCAACGTTCATCCGGCAGACACATGCAAATATGGTGGAAGGCACATGTATGGCATTAAAGTTCATGAACGCGTTTTGTCAGATGCCATGGATATTATATACCGTCAGTTGAAGAAGCCTGAAGACGATTTTGAAACATACGTCACAATTCATGAAGTTGGCTTTCCTATTGATCAAGGTCCAATCGTCATGAGGGCTCCGGTGAAGATTCCCAATGAAATAATACTAGAGCTGCACAAGGGAACACTGAATCTGAAAGATGCTGCCGAGAAATTACAGAAACATGTTTTAGAATATGAATGGATCTTCTTACCGGCAGGAGTAAGGGCAGCAGCAAGGAAAATATTAGATGAGAAGAGATAG
- a CDS encoding glycogen/starch synthase yields MPLATFYFQLHQPFRLHPDRKKFLWDESNIQIFLKVAEKCYLPALRMFTELLSNYRDFKVTLSMSGTFLEQAELYQPDVITAIQEMIDAGRENQQVEFLDETYYHSLTSLFADPQKQEFRDQVTLHREKMHKLFGILPMSFRNTELMYNNQIAEVVADMGYVSILCEKRDDMFMKRNRPISPNAVFRSKGSNLIVIPRNRELSDDIAFRFPHDPVSPDKYASHIAKIDGEAVLLGYDFEHIGEHIWEDKGIFEFWKGLPEALSKHPNIVVVNPSEIAERFKDADCPAIDIHDLSTSSWADKEKDTYGWLGNTTQYDLFKDIENMERDVKRAGGELLMRWRHLTTSDHVYFLHERIGEDHAVHFYFNPYGGSIARPAQILTRKIDDLQLLIKRFHILKHGGKTAVLMITPETGRLPEDMGGLSKYITGKSGGQGEVISALCEGLSERGIDVHLVTLNLKKRFQRELQLDDYQWREIRYKIDPEKIHLVSSAVFADNLSAYAGDPLMTAAEFQKEIVNNIIKEVRAKHEGRIIIHSHDWMAGGAITAYAKATGIPVLHTVHNVFTEHLPVDLLRGINLINMAEFIFLSEYEGKQAIDCQATAIKNATMINFVGKRFLEEIVDDYFLDRPIVPPSVRQEVKAKYYQDSARAIINAPSHMMYPEMCDYCVRKFGPDDPVLEAKRDNLLEFQKKTGLRIDPDAILFFWPSRLDPVQKGVELLEHIAHHFVTVHSDAQIAIIGDGVGNDRRHVEILGRIACASKGRITYQPFSESLSMLGYAAAHDVFGASLYEPCGQIDQIGNIFGATATNRDTGGYHDKIRELYLKRDGSPQDVGNGFLFRDYDTGGLWFGLNKSIAFHRRSPKVREKQIKRIMKEAREKYDLGNMIAEYIRIYERLNGGRPLI; encoded by the coding sequence ATGCCGCTCGCCACATTTTATTTCCAGCTTCATCAGCCATTCAGGCTTCATCCTGATCGGAAAAAATTTCTCTGGGATGAAAGTAACATTCAGATATTTTTAAAAGTGGCGGAGAAATGCTACCTGCCTGCTTTACGTATGTTTACCGAACTTCTTTCAAACTACCGCGATTTTAAAGTCACCCTCAGTATGTCGGGCACATTTCTGGAACAGGCCGAGCTCTACCAGCCGGATGTGATCACAGCAATACAGGAAATGATCGATGCGGGGAGGGAAAACCAGCAGGTCGAGTTTCTCGATGAAACCTATTATCATTCTCTCACCAGTCTGTTTGCAGATCCCCAGAAACAGGAGTTTCGAGATCAGGTAACGCTGCACAGAGAAAAGATGCATAAGCTGTTTGGTATTCTGCCTATGTCATTTAGAAACACAGAACTTATGTATAACAACCAGATCGCGGAAGTTGTTGCCGATATGGGTTATGTATCAATTCTCTGTGAAAAAAGAGACGACATGTTTATGAAGCGAAACCGTCCCATTTCCCCGAATGCCGTATTTCGGTCTAAAGGGAGTAATCTGATTGTAATCCCTAGAAACAGGGAATTAAGTGATGATATCGCATTCAGATTTCCTCATGATCCTGTTTCCCCTGACAAATATGCATCACACATCGCAAAAATTGATGGTGAGGCTGTTTTGTTGGGCTATGACTTCGAGCACATAGGCGAACATATCTGGGAGGATAAGGGGATATTCGAGTTCTGGAAGGGATTACCGGAAGCGCTGTCAAAACATCCAAACATTGTAGTGGTAAATCCCTCAGAAATTGCTGAACGATTCAAAGATGCCGATTGCCCGGCTATAGATATTCACGATTTGTCGACATCTTCTTGGGCCGATAAAGAGAAAGATACTTACGGCTGGCTGGGAAATACAACCCAATATGATCTCTTTAAAGACATAGAAAACATGGAACGGGATGTAAAGAGAGCAGGAGGTGAACTCCTTATGAGATGGCGGCATTTGACCACATCGGATCATGTGTATTTCCTCCATGAGAGGATCGGTGAAGATCACGCCGTCCATTTCTATTTTAACCCGTATGGCGGCTCCATAGCGCGGCCGGCTCAAATACTGACCCGGAAGATCGATGACCTCCAATTGCTTATAAAACGATTCCACATCTTAAAGCATGGGGGCAAAACAGCTGTTTTAATGATCACACCGGAAACAGGAAGGTTGCCGGAGGACATGGGAGGCCTGTCAAAGTATATCACCGGAAAAAGCGGTGGGCAGGGAGAGGTAATTTCTGCCTTGTGTGAGGGGCTTTCGGAAAGGGGAATTGATGTTCACCTGGTGACGTTGAACCTGAAGAAGCGATTTCAGCGCGAACTGCAGTTGGATGATTATCAATGGAGGGAAATCAGGTACAAGATTGATCCGGAAAAGATTCACCTCGTAAGTTCAGCCGTTTTTGCAGATAACCTCAGTGCATATGCCGGTGATCCGCTCATGACCGCTGCGGAATTTCAAAAGGAAATCGTCAATAATATCATCAAAGAAGTGAGGGCAAAGCATGAGGGTAGGATAATCATCCACAGTCACGACTGGATGGCGGGAGGCGCGATAACCGCCTATGCAAAAGCAACGGGAATACCTGTTTTGCATACCGTCCATAATGTATTCACAGAACATCTGCCGGTTGATCTCCTGAGAGGAATCAATCTGATAAACATGGCTGAATTCATCTTTTTGTCCGAATATGAAGGGAAGCAGGCAATAGACTGTCAGGCCACAGCCATAAAGAATGCGACTATGATCAATTTTGTCGGGAAGAGGTTTTTAGAGGAGATTGTCGATGATTACTTCTTAGACAGACCTATTGTGCCCCCAAGTGTTCGCCAGGAAGTTAAGGCAAAATATTATCAGGATTCTGCAAGGGCAATAATCAATGCACCTTCTCATATGATGTATCCTGAAATGTGTGACTACTGTGTCAGGAAATTTGGTCCTGATGATCCGGTTCTTGAAGCGAAAAGAGATAATCTCCTTGAATTTCAGAAAAAGACGGGACTTCGGATTGATCCGGATGCGATACTGTTTTTCTGGCCTTCACGGCTTGACCCGGTACAAAAAGGAGTTGAACTTCTTGAACACATTGCCCATCATTTCGTAACGGTGCACAGTGATGCACAGATTGCAATCATCGGCGATGGTGTCGGGAATGATCGCAGGCATGTTGAGATTTTGGGGAGAATCGCCTGCGCATCAAAAGGCAGAATAACCTATCAGCCGTTTAGTGAAAGTCTTTCCATGCTGGGTTATGCCGCTGCACATGATGTCTTCGGTGCTTCACTGTATGAACCGTGTGGGCAGATCGACCAGATAGGAAACATATTCGGGGCGACGGCTACCAATCGCGACACGGGCGGGTATCATGACAAGATCAGGGAACTCTACCTCAAAAGAGACGGTTCACCCCAGGATGTCGGCAACGGTTTTCTCTTCAGAGATTATGATACAGGCGGTTTATGGTTCGGTTTGAATAAGAGTATTGCCTTTCACAGGAGATCCCCGAAAGTAAGAGAGAAACAAATTAAACGGATTATGAAGGAAGCGAGAGAAAAATATGATCTGGGGAATATGATTGCCGAGTATATCAGAATCTATGAAAGACTGAACGGGGGCAGACCGCTTATTTAG